One region of Candidatus Neomarinimicrobiota bacterium genomic DNA includes:
- a CDS encoding acyl-CoA carboxylase subunit beta codes for MRTIGTPVSDWDQEQYSANRTYMEELLQEIDAQESQLKLGGGQQRIDRQHSKGRLTARERINLLTDEDSEFTELSIFAAWEMYEEYGGAPASGTITGVGIVAGKETVIVANDATVKAGAYFEVTLKKTLRAQEIALENNLPIVYLVDSAGVFLPLQDQVFPDEKHFGRIFFNNARLSAEGVTQIAAVMGPCVAGGAYLPVMCDKFIMVEGASMFLAGPALVKAAIGQDIDEDTLGGATTHNAISGTADYHEEDDESALNRVREILRTIGPTDRAPLNKRESASPTYDADELNGIIPEEGGVYDMNEVIARIVDNSEFNPYKDEYGKTLICGHARIGGYSVGIVANQKTVVKTETGQMQMGGVVYNDSADKAARFIMNCSQDRIPLVFLHDVNGFMVGRDAEHEGIAKDGAKMVNAVSNAVVPKFTVVIGGSYGAGNYAMSGRAYDPRLMLAWPTARIAVMGGESAAKTLAQIRLARIDNPTEEQRQEILDEVREIYETQSDPRYAAARIWIDAIIRPAETRDWLIRGLNMAMHQPKMPSPKFGVLQV; via the coding sequence ATGAGAACTATCGGCACGCCGGTTTCGGACTGGGATCAGGAACAATATTCAGCGAACCGAACCTATATGGAAGAACTGCTTCAGGAGATTGATGCACAGGAGAGCCAGTTGAAGCTCGGTGGTGGCCAGCAGCGTATAGATCGCCAGCATTCCAAGGGCCGTCTTACCGCCAGAGAACGAATTAACCTGCTCACAGATGAGGACTCTGAATTTACCGAGCTCAGCATTTTTGCGGCCTGGGAGATGTATGAAGAATACGGTGGGGCGCCAGCATCGGGAACAATAACCGGTGTAGGAATTGTGGCAGGCAAGGAAACCGTCATCGTTGCCAATGATGCCACGGTCAAGGCGGGCGCGTATTTCGAGGTGACCCTGAAAAAGACACTCCGGGCCCAGGAAATCGCGCTGGAGAATAATTTACCGATTGTCTATTTGGTTGATTCGGCCGGAGTCTTCCTGCCACTGCAGGATCAGGTGTTTCCGGATGAAAAACACTTTGGACGGATTTTCTTTAATAATGCACGGCTCTCAGCAGAAGGCGTTACCCAGATAGCAGCAGTGATGGGCCCATGCGTAGCCGGTGGCGCGTATCTCCCGGTCATGTGCGACAAATTTATCATGGTGGAAGGCGCCAGTATGTTCCTCGCCGGGCCGGCCCTGGTGAAGGCAGCCATCGGCCAGGACATCGATGAGGATACCCTGGGCGGTGCAACGACGCATAACGCAATTTCCGGAACGGCCGATTATCACGAGGAAGATGACGAATCAGCACTCAACAGAGTACGGGAAATCCTCCGGACCATCGGACCGACAGACCGGGCGCCGCTGAATAAAAGGGAGTCCGCGTCGCCAACATATGATGCAGATGAGCTCAACGGCATTATACCTGAGGAGGGCGGCGTGTATGATATGAACGAAGTTATCGCCCGGATTGTGGATAACAGTGAATTCAACCCGTACAAGGATGAATACGGAAAGACGCTCATATGCGGACATGCACGCATCGGCGGGTATTCGGTAGGAATCGTTGCGAATCAGAAAACGGTAGTAAAGACCGAAACCGGCCAGATGCAGATGGGAGGTGTGGTTTACAACGATAGTGCTGATAAGGCCGCCCGATTCATCATGAATTGCAGCCAGGACAGGATTCCCCTGGTATTTCTCCACGATGTGAACGGTTTTATGGTTGGTCGGGACGCGGAACACGAAGGTATCGCCAAAGATGGAGCCAAGATGGTGAATGCCGTCTCCAATGCCGTGGTACCGAAGTTTACGGTGGTGATCGGCGGCTCGTACGGTGCCGGTAATTACGCCATGAGCGGTCGGGCATACGATCCCCGGCTGATGCTGGCGTGGCCGACGGCCCGTATCGCGGTGATGGGCGGGGAATCCGCTGCGAAGACGCTGGCCCAAATTCGCCTGGCCAGGATCGATAATCCCACAGAAGAGCAGCGCCAGGAAATCCTGGACGAAGTTCGGGAGATCTACGAAACCCAGAGTGATCCCCGCTACGCAGCCGCCCGGATCTGGATCGATGCGATTATACGACCAGCGGAAACCAGGGACTGGTTGATCCGCGGACTGAACATGGCCATGCACCAGCCGAAGATGCCGTCGCCGAAATTTGGGGTGTTGCAGGTGTGA